The following coding sequences lie in one Candidatus Nitrospira nitrificans genomic window:
- the lpxB gene encoding lipid-A-disaccharide synthase produces MARILIITGEASGDLHGANLAKALRAKAPQVSLAGIGGAAMEAAGVQLVCRMGQFDVMGMVGPLVLVAIIRRFFFMRRLFRSEPWDAVIFVDNPGLNLRYAYFAKGAGLRVFYYVAPQIWAWGAWRMYWIKKRVDQVLVILPFEKPLYDTAGMPCTFVGHPILDAVEGSYDRTALRARFGFSPDERVIGLLPGSRTHEVQVLLPILIQAATQLARRDPKTKFILAQASTIQDNLLQPLLRQSSVPVTLVKEQASEVMAVSDLLLVASGTATLQAAVVGTPMVLFYRTTAWEFWIAGFFLRVKWIGLVNLVAGRSVVPELLQDEATGQRLYEEALRILEDPSVYHEMKRSLAQVREALGEPGASVRAAEVVLAACQA; encoded by the coding sequence ATGGCGCGTATCCTGATCATTACCGGCGAAGCTTCCGGCGACCTCCACGGAGCCAATCTGGCCAAGGCGCTCAGAGCCAAGGCCCCTCAGGTCTCGCTGGCTGGGATCGGCGGGGCGGCGATGGAGGCGGCCGGCGTGCAATTGGTCTGCAGGATGGGGCAGTTCGACGTGATGGGCATGGTGGGACCCTTGGTGTTGGTGGCGATCATCCGGCGATTTTTCTTCATGCGGCGATTGTTTCGGTCCGAACCGTGGGATGCGGTCATCTTTGTCGACAATCCCGGATTAAACTTGCGGTACGCCTATTTTGCCAAAGGCGCCGGGTTGCGCGTGTTCTATTATGTCGCGCCGCAGATTTGGGCCTGGGGAGCCTGGCGGATGTATTGGATTAAGAAACGAGTCGATCAGGTATTGGTCATTCTGCCTTTTGAAAAACCCCTCTATGACACGGCGGGGATGCCCTGCACGTTCGTCGGCCATCCCATCTTGGATGCCGTTGAAGGCTCCTACGACCGGACGGCGCTTCGCGCCCGGTTTGGCTTCTCTCCTGATGAGCGTGTGATCGGCTTGTTGCCGGGGAGTCGGACGCATGAAGTACAGGTGCTGCTGCCGATTCTCATCCAGGCCGCGACGCAGTTGGCCCGCCGGGATCCCAAAACGAAGTTTATCTTGGCGCAGGCCTCCACAATTCAGGATAATCTGCTGCAGCCACTCTTGCGACAAAGCTCGGTTCCTGTCACCCTGGTCAAAGAACAAGCCAGTGAAGTGATGGCCGTATCGGATTTGTTGCTGGTGGCGTCGGGTACCGCCACGCTGCAAGCAGCCGTCGTGGGCACTCCCATGGTGCTGTTCTACCGAACGACCGCATGGGAGTTTTGGATCGCGGGTTTTTTCCTTCGAGTCAAATGGATCGGACTTGTGAATTTGGTGGCAGGTCGATCGGTCGTGCCGGAGCTGTTGCAGGATGAGGCCACCGGTCAGCGGCTCTACGAAGAGGCGCTGCGGATCTTGGAAGATCCGTCAGTCTATCACGAAATGAAGCGAAGTCTGGCACAGGTGCGAGAAGCGTTGGGGGAGCCAGGCGCGTCCGTCCGGGCGGCAGAGGTGGTGTTGGCGGCATGTCAGGCATAG